Proteins from a single region of Sphaerochaeta globosa str. Buddy:
- a CDS encoding oxidoreductase domain-containing protein, protein MSEIFTRSGMRIILIGYGWRSLFYYRIIKALPERFTLVNWVLHSKQRAEQVKQQYQTTTSFDVLEALSYPHDLVVLCVPSLSLQSLLPTLIECGETILCETGFTQLSLQTLSTIYTLYAQSQSRVFVAEQYYRYPYFQTCDALIPLLGPITEVRGACLHDHHGTSILRHFLGEGGGNCSITASSRTSWVVKTGGRDSVDTEGIRIPTKHTTATLAFEDGKTGYFDFAGVAYHSSIRSRHFSLCGERGEIFDDTVRYLNTQNEGICQVIKRIEDGVANNSPLSLRAMAFGDTYHFKNPYWPLGFNDDEIALALCLEDACWGKGYSLSEALQDSYLAQCIHRSCNEQKTIETQTQVWAKALWREKEQ, encoded by the coding sequence ATGAGCGAAATTTTCACTAGGTCAGGTATGCGGATAATCCTTATCGGCTACGGATGGCGCAGTCTCTTCTATTATCGGATCATCAAGGCACTGCCTGAGCGCTTTACCTTGGTGAATTGGGTTCTTCACTCCAAGCAGCGCGCAGAGCAAGTGAAGCAGCAGTATCAGACGACGACCAGTTTTGACGTTCTTGAAGCTCTTTCGTATCCTCATGATCTGGTGGTTTTGTGTGTTCCTTCCTTAAGTCTCCAGTCCCTCTTGCCTACACTTATCGAGTGTGGGGAAACGATTCTCTGTGAAACCGGTTTTACCCAGCTGTCATTGCAAACGCTGTCCACAATCTATACGCTGTATGCACAGTCACAAAGCAGGGTGTTTGTCGCCGAGCAGTACTATCGCTACCCCTACTTCCAAACATGCGATGCTCTTATTCCTCTTCTGGGACCCATAACAGAGGTACGAGGGGCCTGCCTGCATGATCATCATGGCACAAGCATCCTTCGTCATTTTCTTGGTGAGGGGGGCGGCAATTGCAGCATTACCGCTTCAAGCAGAACTAGTTGGGTGGTGAAAACCGGTGGAAGGGATTCTGTCGATACCGAAGGTATTCGCATCCCAACCAAGCACACTACCGCTACATTGGCATTTGAGGATGGAAAGACCGGGTATTTCGATTTTGCCGGCGTAGCCTACCATAGCAGCATCAGAAGCCGGCACTTCAGCCTTTGTGGGGAACGGGGGGAGATTTTTGACGATACAGTCCGGTACCTCAATACACAAAACGAGGGAATTTGCCAAGTCATCAAGAGAATCGAGGATGGAGTTGCGAACAACAGCCCGCTTTCCCTTCGTGCCATGGCCTTTGGGGATACCTACCATTTTAAGAACCCGTATTGGCCTCTAGGCTTCAACGATGATGAGATTGCTCTTGCCTTATGCCTGGAAGATGCCTGTTGGGGCAAAGGGTATTCGCTGTCTGAAGCGCTTCAGGATTCCTATCTTGCACAATGCATACACAGAAGTTGCAACGAGCAAAAAACCATAGAAACCCAAACACAAGTCTGGGCGAAAGCTCTGTGGCGTGAGAAAGAACAATGA
- a CDS encoding GtrA family protein — protein sequence METNEAAAVSKKENLIQIGKFVLFSISAGIIQVLVFTLCEELFHLPYWPSYLTALIASVVYNFTVNRRFTFKSANNIPKAMLQLAIYYAIFTPLSTWWGDALVQIGISDYIVLGGTMVVNLITEFCVNRFIIYRTSMNTRG from the coding sequence ATGGAAACCAATGAAGCTGCAGCAGTAAGCAAGAAAGAGAATCTCATCCAAATCGGCAAGTTCGTTCTCTTTTCCATCAGTGCAGGAATCATCCAAGTCCTGGTTTTCACCCTCTGTGAGGAATTGTTCCACCTACCCTATTGGCCGAGCTATTTGACCGCCCTCATTGCAAGTGTCGTCTACAACTTTACGGTAAACCGACGCTTTACCTTTAAGAGTGCAAACAACATTCCCAAGGCTATGCTGCAACTGGCTATCTATTACGCCATTTTCACCCCGCTATCCACCTGGTGGGGTGATGCATTGGTGCAGATTGGGATTTCAGACTACATCGTCCTGGGTGGGACCATGGTGGTCAACCTTATCACCGAATTCTGTGTGAATCGATTCATCATCTATCGGACTTCCATGAATACCCGAGGGTGA
- a CDS encoding TetR/AcrR family transcriptional regulator, with translation MGKRSYHHGSLENDLIHKGLQLLTTVGLEAFSLRKVAALCGVSNTAPYRHFSSKQALIIAITTRVSTEFTCALDSVVHQYEGDRKKQIIQASTLYVSFMVEHPEHFKCIFMMDHTRPLFIKEGTFTEPDRYIVSMFKMLFGGLGEEHTMDALAVWSLVHGFTAMLVNKTLVYEGSYTDAVEAMVKKLCFFSPSGIHGSPIDDESIHTEFGDKVDHHGPTQDDVV, from the coding sequence ATGGGAAAAAGAAGCTACCATCATGGTTCATTGGAGAACGATCTGATACACAAGGGCCTTCAATTGCTGACCACTGTCGGTCTAGAGGCATTTTCCTTACGAAAGGTTGCTGCTCTGTGTGGAGTCAGCAATACTGCCCCCTACCGGCATTTCTCAAGCAAACAAGCCCTCATCATCGCTATTACCACCCGTGTATCGACGGAATTTACGTGTGCTCTCGATAGCGTTGTGCACCAATACGAAGGTGATCGCAAAAAACAGATTATTCAAGCCAGTACGTTGTATGTTTCTTTCATGGTGGAACATCCCGAACATTTCAAATGCATCTTTATGATGGATCATACAAGGCCGCTTTTCATCAAAGAGGGAACCTTTACAGAGCCTGACCGATATATCGTATCGATGTTTAAAATGCTGTTTGGGGGCCTTGGGGAAGAACACACCATGGATGCACTGGCAGTATGGAGCTTGGTCCATGGCTTTACCGCCATGCTGGTGAACAAGACCCTTGTCTATGAGGGCAGCTATACCGATGCGGTGGAGGCAATGGTGAAAAAGCTTTGTTTCTTTTCACCCTCGGGTATTCATGGAAGTCCGATAGATGATGAATCGATTCACACAGAATTCGGTGATAAGGTTGACCACCATGGTCCCACCCAGGACGATGTAGTCTGA
- a CDS encoding class II aldolase/adducin family protein has translation MELKQAKQAVLEAARNLLSSNLVARTWGNISCRVGEESFLITPSGKAYEHLSEDQLVLVSLSDLSYSGSIKPSSEKGMHASVYRNKPAVQCVLHTHQEMASLASLLGQSVSVPTAFQDILGTSIPTASYGLPGTKRLHNNVTKVLQATSSSALLMACHGALCFGPSMEASFAIAQALEQACKEAVYVHAPMIKALEGTSSIKLAAAISNTGNLEYGKTLDPTLQQLCAKLLTDKTDCNTILLLISQEVLAVMDMVPRLAAYLDDFAQIAAPSLAVMHQNAPVSKLLGKAKHCDALLMKGVGALCMGNSESEAHAVATLVQKNCKAEVLHLADLRVRHITWLDARLMRYVYKQKYSKLA, from the coding sequence ATGGAACTGAAACAAGCAAAACAGGCTGTACTGGAAGCTGCAAGGAACCTGCTTTCCTCCAATTTGGTTGCCCGCACGTGGGGCAATATCAGCTGCAGGGTGGGAGAAGAATCGTTTCTCATCACTCCAAGCGGCAAAGCCTATGAGCACCTGAGTGAGGACCAACTGGTATTGGTTTCACTCTCTGATCTGAGTTATAGCGGTAGCATCAAGCCTTCCTCGGAGAAAGGCATGCATGCATCAGTCTATCGAAACAAACCTGCTGTACAGTGTGTGTTGCATACCCATCAGGAGATGGCCTCCTTGGCTAGCTTGCTCGGCCAATCGGTATCGGTCCCGACTGCGTTCCAGGACATACTGGGAACAAGCATACCGACTGCCAGCTACGGCCTTCCCGGTACCAAGCGTCTTCACAACAACGTCACCAAGGTACTCCAGGCTACCTCTTCTTCGGCCCTGCTGATGGCCTGTCATGGGGCTCTCTGTTTCGGTCCAAGCATGGAGGCCTCGTTTGCAATCGCCCAAGCCTTGGAACAGGCATGCAAAGAGGCGGTGTATGTCCATGCACCGATGATAAAAGCCTTGGAGGGAACAAGTAGCATCAAGCTTGCTGCTGCAATCAGCAATACCGGAAACCTCGAATACGGGAAGACTCTTGACCCCACCCTTCAGCAACTCTGCGCTAAACTGCTTACGGACAAGACCGACTGCAACACTATCTTACTACTCATTTCGCAGGAAGTGCTTGCCGTAATGGACATGGTCCCTAGACTGGCTGCCTATTTGGATGACTTTGCTCAGATTGCAGCTCCTTCTTTGGCAGTAATGCACCAGAACGCTCCAGTTTCCAAGCTCCTGGGTAAAGCCAAGCATTGTGATGCCTTACTCATGAAAGGCGTAGGGGCGCTGTGCATGGGCAATAGTGAATCGGAAGCCCATGCAGTTGCTACACTGGTTCAGAAAAACTGCAAGGCAGAGGTGCTCCATCTTGCCGACTTGCGTGTACGGCACATTACGTGGCTCGATGCCCGTTTGATGCGCTATGTGTACAAGCAGAAATACTCAAAACTTGCCTGA